CCGCTCACGCCGGCGCAGGTTCGGCACCTGCGGCACGGCTACTACGCCGCGATCAGTTACGTCGACGCGCAGATTGGCAAGGTGATCAACGAGCTCGATCGTCTCGGCCTGTCGGACCGTACGATCATCGTGCTCTGGTCCGATCACGGTTTTCACATCGGTGAGCACGCGCTATGGGCCAAGACCTCCAACTTCGAGCGTGACGCCCGCGTGCCGCTGATCATCAGCACACCGGGTCAAAAGACCGCCGGTCGCCAGACCAACGCCGTCGTGGAGCTCCTCGACGTCTATCCCACGCTCGCTGATCTCGCCAATCTCCCTCGACCCGACGCACTCGAGGGCATCAGCCTACGCCCACTGCTCGACAACCCCGATCAGGTGCTGCACTCCGCTGCACTCACGCAGTTCCCACGACCGCCCTACTTCAGCCAGCAGCCCCACGCCATGGAACGGCCCGACGTCATGGGCTACTCCATCCGCACCCCTCGCTACCGCTACACTGAGTGGCGCGACGTCGACAGCCGCGAGACCGTGGCGCGTGAGCTTTACGATCATGACAACGACCCGATCGAGAGTATCAACCTCGCCGACTCTCCGCGCTTTCGGAACCAAGTCAGCGACCTGGCGGGTCTGCTCGAACGCGCCGTGCGTTCCGGGGCTGGCGCTCGCAACGCTGATGATGGTCTTGCCGGCCCGCGGAGCGGCAGGGCAAGAGTCCGATAGTGGCGGCCTCGGCGAGGCGGCCCTACCTAGTGCGACGTCGAGCCTGGACGAAGCAGAGCACAGTCAGACCAGCACCTTGTCCTGGCAGCGAAGCGGCGACCTGCCGCGTCCCCTGGCCGGACACGCGGTGGGCTTCAGTCATGGCGTGCTGATCGTCGCGGGCGGCACCGATTTCCCGACGCCGCTGTTCGAGGGCGGCAGCAAAGTGTGGTTCGATTCCGTCTACGCGCTCGAGCCCGCCGCCACAGAGTGGCGCGCACGCCATCGGTTACCGCATCCACTGGCATACGCGGCTACTGCAACGATGGGTAATCGGATGCTGGTCGTGGGTGGTTCGGATCAGGCACGCCATTACGCCGACGCCTTCACGCTGGAATGGATCGGCGGCAAGATAACGCAACGAGCGCTGCCGCCGTTTCCGTCGCCCATCGCCATGGCGGGAGCTGCCGTCATCGGACAGACGCTCTTTGTCGTCGGTGGGCAGCGCCAGCCGGATGACACGGAAGCACTCGCGTCCGGCTGGGCGCTCGACCTGTCCTCTCCCGCACCGGCGTGGCGCGCTCTGCCACCGGTTCCGGGCCCTGGCCGCATTCTGCCGGTGGTGACGGCTCAGCAAGGGCGGCTGCATGTGATCAGCGGTGCCGCGCTGCGGCGCGCGCCGAGTGGCAAAGCAACGCGCCGGTATCTTAGCGATGCGTACTCGTGGACACCAGACGAGGGCTGGCAGCGGCTTGCCGATGTGCCTCGCCCAGTGGTGGCAGCGCCGGCGGCACCGTTCGGACAGTCTCACATCCTCGTGTTCGGCGGTGACGATGGCACGCATGCGAGCCGCGTCGAGGAGTTGAAGGATCGACATCCAGGCTTCAGCCGCGACGTCCTTGCGTATCACACAATTACCGACACTTGGACGACGTTCGGTACGATGCGAGCGGTTTGGTGACGACTCACGCCGTGATGCGTGGGGACACCGTCGTGCTCGCTGGTGGCGAAGACCGGCCGGGACATCGATCGGCTGCGGTACTTCAGGGGCGGCTGGCGCCGACGAGCCGGCCGTTCGCGCCGCTGGATTACGCTGTGCTGGCCGCTTACTTCGTGCCGCTCCTCCTCATTGGCAGGTACTTTTCAACGAAGAACGAGTCCACCGAGGATTTCTTCCTCGGTGGACGCCGCGTGCCCTGGTGGGCCGCAGGCCTGAGCA
The sequence above is a segment of the Luteitalea sp. genome. Coding sequences within it:
- a CDS encoding galactose oxidase; amino-acid sequence: MTTTRSRVSTSPTLRAFGTKSATWRVCSNAPCVPGLALATLMMVLPARGAAGQESDSGGLGEAALPSATSSLDEAEHSQTSTLSWQRSGDLPRPLAGHAVGFSHGVLIVAGGTDFPTPLFEGGSKVWFDSVYALEPAATEWRARHRLPHPLAYAATATMGNRMLVVGGSDQARHYADAFTLEWIGGKITQRALPPFPSPIAMAGAAVIGQTLFVVGGQRQPDDTEALASGWALDLSSPAPAWRALPPVPGPGRILPVVTAQQGRLHVISGAALRRAPSGKATRRYLSDAYSWTPDEGWQRLADVPRPVVAAPAAPFGQSHILVFGGDDGTHASRVEELKDRHPGFSRDVLAYHTITDTWTTFGTMRAVW